The stretch of DNA TGCTGTGCTTGCAGAACCCGTTGTTGGTGGGGGTGGTGTGCATGTTCCGCCAGATGATTATTTTCCCGCTTTGCGCGATGTATGCGACCACTATGGTTGTTTGCTGATGTTTGACGAGGTGATCACTGGTTTTGGGCGAACAGGGAAATTGTTTGCTGCCGAGCACTGGGGGGTTGTGCCCGATGTGATGACGATTGCCAAGGGCGTGTCGAGTGGGTACCTGCCGCTGGGTGCATGTGCTGTTACCGAAAAGGTCTGGTCGGCATTTTTGGGAGGGGCGGATGAGGGAAAAGAATTTGCTCAGGTTTCCACGTATGGCGGGCATCCGGCATGCTGTGCTGCGGCGCTGGCAAATATCGAAATTCTGACCCGGGAACGGCTGTGGGAAAATTCGGAGACTGTGGGTGCGTACTTGTTGGCGCGGCTCAAAGATATGTCATCGCCTTTGATCAAAGAAGTTAGAGGTCTGGGTCTTATGCTCGCGGTTGAGCTTCAAAGCGAGGATGGATCGGAACTGGACAGAGAGAGGACAAACAAGTTTGGCAGTGCGCTTCGAGATGCGGGTGTGATTACCGGGAAGATGAGTCATGTTATGGTCGGATCTGAGCCTGTTTTTACACTGGCACCCCCTCTGATTCTTACGGAGGAGCAAGCCGACCGAATAGCAGGTGCGTTTGTGACTGCGTTGCGGGCTATAAGCTAAGTTGATAAATTCGCGGGTTGTTTAGATTTTTTGCCCCTGCGATCACCACCGGAGTACGCATGCACCTGAGTTGGATTGACTATGCCATCGTTCTCGTCTATGTCGGTGGCACTATCGTCGCCGGGACGTTGGCGCGAGGTGCCATCAAGGGCATCTCCGACTTCCTCGTCGCTGGCCGCGGTCTCAAAATCCACATGGCCGTCGCCACTATGGTCTCAACCGGTCTCGGGCTGGTTACGGTCATGTACATGGCCGAGGAGGGCTTTAAATACGGCTTTGTGCCCTTCGTCTTTGGCCTCATGGCGCTAATTACCACCGTGATCATCGGCCGCACTGGCTTCATCGTCAGCCGCCTGCGTCATTTGCAGGTGATGACCGTGCCCGAATTCTACGAACTCAAGTACACGCGCGGCGTGCGCCTGCTCGGCGGCATCATCCTCACCCTCGCTGGCACCCTCAACATGGGACTCTTTCCCATCCTCGGCAGCAAGTTTGTCGTCGGCTTCACCGGCCTCGACAAGGAATACGTCAACTACGTCATGATCGGCATGTTGCTCATCGTCGTCTTCTACACGCTGATGGGCGGCATGGTCTCGGTGGTGCTGACGGACTTCGCTCAGTTCGTGTTGCTGGCGCTGGGGTTTTTCTTCGGCACGTATGTCATTCTCAATCATCCGCACCTCGGCTGGGACAACCTCGTCCAAGCCGTGCAAATCCACAAAGGTGATATCGGCTTTGACCCCATAGCCAATCCCGGCTACGGCATCTCAATGATCTTATTTCTATTCTGCGTCGGCCTGGTCGGCGTGGTCTGGCAACCCGAAATGATGCGGCCGCTGAGTGCCGAAAGCTCCAAGGTGGCCCGCCGCGTGTTCTGGATTTCTTCTGCCACAGTCATGGGGCGGGCGATGGTGCCGATGTTTTGGGGCATCGCGGCACTGGCCTATTTTGGCAACCCCGAACTCGACCCCCACTACGCCATGCCCGAAATGCTCGGCAAAATCCTGCCTCTGGGCATCGCTGGCCTGCTCATGGCCGGGATGTTCGCGGCCTTTATGTCCACCCACGACAGCTATCTGCTGGCCTGGAGTGGCGTCATCGTCCGCGATGTGGTCTCGCCGATCAAGGCCATGCTCGCAAAATCGAGCGGCGAGCGCGAAGCAGACGGAACCTGGGGCGGGCTATCGAGCGAGCGCGAGATCTACTGGACCCGGGCTATCGTCGTCATCCTCGCGGCCTTCTTGGCCATTTTCGGCGCGCTCTACCAGCTTCCCGAGACGGCCTTCCGCTTTATGTACGTCACCGGCAGTATCTACTTCTCCGGCTGCGTCGGCACCGTGGCCCTGGGACTGTACTGGAAAAAGGCCAATACTCCAGGTGCGTACTGTGCCCTGATCCTGGGTGCGCTGGTGCCGCTCAACTTCCTGATTATGACCGAAAACCAGCACCTGGTGCCCGAGTTTTTGTTGCCACTGGTCGAAAACTCCAACCTCGTCGGGATTACCAGCCTGGCCCTGGGCGGCCTCGCCATGCTGGTCGTTGCCTCGCTCACGCAGCGCTCGCACCCGCCGCGTCTTTTAGACTTTAGCAACATGGAGTAGTGCAATGGATGTCGAAACCTGGAAAGTCTTCTGGCAATTCGTCTTTATCGCCGCTAGCGTCCTCTTTTACGGCATTGTCATCGCCGTCGCCTGCAAGGGCTTTGGCGATGTGATCCAGATGATCCGCAACATGGCTGCTGGCCGCGGGGCCAGCGAATCCGCCTCAGACTCCCAGCACGAGTGACGCAGCGCATATACTGGCGTTGCGCTAATTCAATCAAGGAAACCGCGATGATCAATGCGACCTTATGCTATGTCAAAAATGGCAATAAAACGCTGATGCTGCACCGAGTGAAAAAGGAAAATGACATACACGAGGGCAAATGGAATGGTCTGGGTGGCAAGATGGAAGCGGGCGAGACGCCTGAGGACTGCGTTATCCGAGAAGTGCGCGAAGAGAGTGGCTTGCAGATTCAAAATCCCGCTTTAAGAGGTGTGCTCACGTTTCCAAAATTTGATGGGATTAATGACTGGTTGGCGTTTGTGTTTACTGCGGAGAGATTCACGGGTGAGTTGATCGATTCGAGTGAAGGTATCCTGAAATGGATTGACGACTCAGAACTGCTCGATCTCAATCTTTGGGAAGGCGACAAAATTTTTCTGAAGTGGTTACACCAGGATGCGTTTTTTTCAGGGAAATTTACGTATGAAAACAAACGGTTGATCGCTCACGATGTCGTGTTTCACACGCTGTCTGGATCTGTGCCATGAACGAAAAAGCCGAAGCGATTAAAAAGCGATACCGGTATCGCCGCCTTATTCTCACGGGCAAAATCGACTTATCCAGACACGCGGCAGTCAAATTTATCGGCGCAGATACGGCGTATCACCTGTATGCCCGTGCAACGCCTCGGTCTCGTGCGGCAGAGAAAAGCGCGTGATGCGATGGTCTTATCAGAGCTTCAGCTTTGGGAGTATGTCAATTAACCGGCAGATCCATACCGAATCTCGTGATAATCTCGATCACTCGTAATCGGAACGGGTTTCCCTTCCAGAAATGCCCACTTTCCCACATCACACGCCGAAGCGCGAACAAATCCATTGATATACGAACGCCGCGGCTTATCCGTCGTATTTGGTGACGAGCCGTGAACCGTATAAGACGTGAACATCACCACATCACCCGGCATTGCCTCACAGGGAACAGCCGACGACACATCCACCTGATCTTCAACCTCTCCTTTTGCATACCGCGTCACCTTCAAATTTCCCAACTTGTGGCTGCCGGGCACAACGTGTAAACAGCCATTGGCAATCGTTGCCTCATCCACCACAATAATGGTCTGCACATAATTGTTCACCTGATCGCGAAACGCAGGCGTAGGGCGGATATCCTGATGCCATGGAAAGTGAATATCTCCCCCAGGCATCTTGAAATTAATCTGATTGATATACTGCTTCAACGAAGTTCCGATCAACGGCTTTAACAGTGCGGGAAACTTCGCGCTATTCCGAATCTCCTCAAACGCAGGGTGAATGAGAGAAGGCCACTGGACTTTTCGCAGATACGGAACAGCCTTTGTGCCAACCATCGGTCTGGGCGTCTGCAAGTGAATATGCACCTCGCGGTCTTTGCCCTGAAGAATTGCATCGGGAAGATCTGTCCGCGCTGCCAGTTCGAGAATATAGTCATATCCTTCGTGCAAACGCGCAATCTCATCCCCATCAAACACGCCCCGCGCAACGTGATATCCCCGCTCCCTGAAAGCCTCGACATCTTCTTTGCTCAACGTCTTCATATCATTTTCTCCATCGTTTTAACTACCGAACAGCTCACATAAGCAGTATAATGGGTCAGTGGTCAGAAAACAAACTGGTTTTGAGATCCGACCATCGCGCCTCTATGGCCCTCAAGGCGACTCCTCAAAATCTCCCTCAAGCCCTACTGATTGGGCGATGAAACGTACGATTTTCCCATCTAAAATAAGGAATCATTCAAATGGACCTCATTATCAACTCCAAATTTTTCGATCAGTATTCCGTGCCTGAACTGGGCGAAAAAGCGATTGAATTGGGCTACGACGGCATTGACCTGTGCGTGCGTCCGGGCCATCCCATTCACGCAGACAATGTAATTGAGGCATTGCCCAAAGCAGCCGAAATCTGGCGCAGTCAGGACCTGGTCTGCCCTATGATAACCGCGCCCGTGACACTCGTAGATCCAGAATCACCGGAAATAGAAAAATACTATATCGCCTGTGCCGAAGCCGAAATCCCCCGTCTCAAAATCGGATTCTGGAAATATCAGCCCGGCGATGATTACTGGCAGGTTGTGGATACAGCGCGGAGAGATCTGGCAAAAATTGTGGTTCTGAGCGAAAAATACGGCGTGCAGACCTGCTATCAGATTCACAGCGGGCCTTGCCTGGGAAGCAACTGCGCGGGATTGATGCACCTCATCAACGGCTTTGACCCACAATACGTGGGCGCGTACCCCGATTTCGGACACCTCGCACTGGATGGAGAAGACTGGGCAATGGGATTGGCGATGATTCGGGATTATATCTCAGTCGTGGGCATTAAAGATGCGTATTATCTACCGCAACCGGAAGGTCAAACACCGCGCTATCGTCCCTGCTTCACAAAAGCTGGAGAAGGATGCGTAGATTGGCATCGTTGCTTGGGGCTATTGCACGAGATGGGATTTGATGGACCCTTATCCGTCCACACCGAATACAAATTTGACGAAACTATCATCCGTCAAGTCGGTTACGCGCAAACATCGCCTCCAAATTTGGAAGCATGGGCAAAAGAAGACGCGGATTATCTTCGGAAAATTATCGCAGACATTGCATAAAGAGAGGTTCACAATGCGTACAGCAAAAGCCGGTTGGGCGCAGTTTGATTCAACGCCGCCACTGGGGCTGCCTATGGGTGGTCGCGGTCCGCGGTTTTCACCCGGGTCTGAGGTGCTCGATCCTCTGGCCGCGCAGGCAGTTGTTATTGAGGATCAAAAGGGCTATCGCACGGTCTGGATTTCGATTGATATGATTGGGATGACATGGCATGTGACGAGTCGTTTGCGCTGTGAGTTAGCTTCAATAACCGGCATACCTTTTGAAGCGATTATTGTCAATTTTTCGCATACGCACAGCGGTCCCATGTCCGGGTTTGAGGGATATGCGACGACTGTGGCTAAACCCGCAGAACTCGAGGCTTATGAAACTGATTTGCTGTCTCGTACGGTGAAAATGGTGGTCGAAGCCATCGTGAATATGCGAGAAGTCTCTGTTTGTGTGCATCGCGGTACGTCTGAGATTGGGATTAACAGGCGCAGGCGGGGTGCCGATGGCAGTATGGGGATGAGGCCAAATCCAGATGGATATATGAATCGAGATCTCTGGGTGCTTGATCTCGTCGCGGATGATGGACGTTGTGTGCTGTTTAATTATGGATGCCATCCGGTGATGGTTTACGGTTTTGCATGGGATGGCATTTCTGCTGATTTTCCCGGGGTGTGTCGCAATCGGTTGGTCGAATCTCTCGGTCCGAATACCCACGCGCAGTTTATTCAGGGGCTTGCCGGCAATATTCGACCGCGCCGCCTCGCGGGGGCAGACGCATTTCGCAAATCCACGCCAGAGGATGTTGTTGCGACGGGTGGTCAACTTGCCGATGATGTTCTCGCGGCTATGGACTCTGGTGGTGAATTGCTGGAATTGGATCTCAATTGCGTTTCGGGATTCGCGCTGGCTCCGCGCGACCAGGATGCGATTCCATCCCTTGCCCATTGGGAAGCACTTGCCAATGGCGAGGCAGAACTCGAGCAAAATCTCGGTGCTTACTGGGTCGAGCGTTTGGGATCTGGCATACCGCCAGCGCGTTTTTTCCCCTGGGCGGTTGGTCTTATTCGCCTGGCGGGAGAACACACCATCGCGTGGCTTGGCAACGAGGTTGTTGCGGAGTGGCTCCCCTTGCTGAGAACTTATCTCAATGATCCGAATCTCATTGCCTGGGGATATTGTCAGGATGGGCGCAATTACATGCCGACAGACGCGCTTATTCCCGAGGGTGGGTACGAGGTTGATAGCGCGAATGCGTACACCAAAGCTGGTCCCGGTCCGTTTCAGATTGGTATTAACGCGGTGACAAAGAAAGCATTTCTCGAATTGGCCGGAAGGCTGTGATGGTTAGTTTTGATTAGATCGCCTGCTCCGTCCGCGACGGCGCTGTTCACGCCACCGTTCGTATGCCTCTTGGTCAAACTCGATAACGGGGATCTCACCCTGCCAGGCCTCGGCAATGATGGGCATGATGCGCTGTGTCGCCAATTGGAAATCCCGTCCAAAAGGTCTCGGGTTTGGAAACCATTTCCACAGGAGAACACCTGTGATCCGCGGTTCGTTTTCAATGGTTTCGAGCGCGACGCGCCAGCACATTTCCTGTAAGGGGCGCGCGCCGTCGTCATCCACGCGATAGGTCCACGGTTCTGATGCGGCTTTATAAGATTGGTTGTATCCCAGTTCGGTAAATACGATGTTGCGATCCATTTTTTTAGCATAAGTTCGCAGTTCTTTTACCAGACGATCCCATCCTCTGCGGAGGTCGGCCTCTGTGGGGTTCTGGTTTTTTGCAATTGGGAAATAGCCCTGAATACCGATCACATCCAGGGCGTCCCAGAATGGCACGCGCGTGTAATCCGTCCAATTCGCCGCATAGGTGATCTTCCCTTTATACACCTTTCGCACGTCTGCAATCAGGGCGCGCCATTCGCCTTCGTGATTCAGGGTTTTGTCCAGTTCTGTTCCTATGACAAATGCATCGGCGTCTTTGCAGGCTTCTGCCACAGCCAAAATCCAGGCGCGATAATCTGCCCAGAAGCGCGCCCATTCTTCCTCAGAGCGAAACGCAATTTCGCCCCGCCACTCAAATCCCGACCGCCAGTATGCCAGATGGGGCTTGATGCAAATTTTCAATCCCCGTTTGTGGGCTTCTACTATTGGTCTCGTCCAGTGTGCGGGAGCCAAATCACCGGCGCCTTCAAACCGCCTCACCCTGACCGATCCGTCCTGCGAAATGCCCGCATAGGGATGGGTCGCCACCCAGTTTGCTCCCAATATTTCAATATCTCGCAGCGTTGAAACCATTTCGTCACTCGCCCAATCTCGCCCACCCCCGTGCGTTGAAATCGTGATTCCCCGCATTGATGTATCATCGTCGAATGCATGGGGTTCAAACGCGGTTAATAAGCTGAATAATAGAATGGTGAAATAACGGAGCATGACAG from Gemmatimonadota bacterium encodes:
- a CDS encoding aminotransferase class III-fold pyridoxal phosphate-dependent enzyme, with translation MSSAVSIDLREVRKQDLNHVWHPLMQYEGKSENDLLVIVSADGCEITDSDGKTYLDAYGGIWNVNVGYGRDEIVEAVYEQMKTLPFYPMTQINVPAAQLAGRLAELSPGDLNHFFFVNSGSEANETAIKVARQYGRATHPGESRFKIICRYKGYHGFTMGAMSATGQVRRRAPFEPLAPGFIHVELPTADAHGADEIARVIEREGPDTVAAVLAEPVVGGGGVHVPPDDYFPALRDVCDHYGCLLMFDEVITGFGRTGKLFAAEHWGVVPDVMTIAKGVSSGYLPLGACAVTEKVWSAFLGGADEGKEFAQVSTYGGHPACCAAALANIEILTRERLWENSETVGAYLLARLKDMSSPLIKEVRGLGLMLAVELQSEDGSELDRERTNKFGSALRDAGVITGKMSHVMVGSEPVFTLAPPLILTEEQADRIAGAFVTALRAIS
- a CDS encoding sugar phosphate isomerase/epimerase, encoding MDLIINSKFFDQYSVPELGEKAIELGYDGIDLCVRPGHPIHADNVIEALPKAAEIWRSQDLVCPMITAPVTLVDPESPEIEKYYIACAEAEIPRLKIGFWKYQPGDDYWQVVDTARRDLAKIVVLSEKYGVQTCYQIHSGPCLGSNCAGLMHLINGFDPQYVGAYPDFGHLALDGEDWAMGLAMIRDYISVVGIKDAYYLPQPEGQTPRYRPCFTKAGEGCVDWHRCLGLLHEMGFDGPLSVHTEYKFDETIIRQVGYAQTSPPNLEAWAKEDADYLRKIIADIA
- a CDS encoding 8-oxo-dGTP diphosphatase, with product MINATLCYVKNGNKTLMLHRVKKENDIHEGKWNGLGGKMEAGETPEDCVIREVREESGLQIQNPALRGVLTFPKFDGINDWLAFVFTAERFTGELIDSSEGILKWIDDSELLDLNLWEGDKIFLKWLHQDAFFSGKFTYENKRLIAHDVVFHTLSGSVP
- a CDS encoding sodium:solute symporter family protein; translated protein: MHLSWIDYAIVLVYVGGTIVAGTLARGAIKGISDFLVAGRGLKIHMAVATMVSTGLGLVTVMYMAEEGFKYGFVPFVFGLMALITTVIIGRTGFIVSRLRHLQVMTVPEFYELKYTRGVRLLGGIILTLAGTLNMGLFPILGSKFVVGFTGLDKEYVNYVMIGMLLIVVFYTLMGGMVSVVLTDFAQFVLLALGFFFGTYVILNHPHLGWDNLVQAVQIHKGDIGFDPIANPGYGISMILFLFCVGLVGVVWQPEMMRPLSAESSKVARRVFWISSATVMGRAMVPMFWGIAALAYFGNPELDPHYAMPEMLGKILPLGIAGLLMAGMFAAFMSTHDSYLLAWSGVIVRDVVSPIKAMLAKSSGEREADGTWGGLSSEREIYWTRAIVVILAAFLAIFGALYQLPETAFRFMYVTGSIYFSGCVGTVALGLYWKKANTPGAYCALILGALVPLNFLIMTENQHLVPEFLLPLVENSNLVGITSLALGGLAMLVVASLTQRSHPPRLLDFSNME
- a CDS encoding phytanoyl-CoA dioxygenase family protein, which translates into the protein MKTLSKEDVEAFRERGYHVARGVFDGDEIARLHEGYDYILELAARTDLPDAILQGKDREVHIHLQTPRPMVGTKAVPYLRKVQWPSLIHPAFEEIRNSAKFPALLKPLIGTSLKQYINQINFKMPGGDIHFPWHQDIRPTPAFRDQVNNYVQTIIVVDEATIANGCLHVVPGSHKLGNLKVTRYAKGEVEDQVDVSSAVPCEAMPGDVVMFTSYTVHGSSPNTTDKPRRSYINGFVRASACDVGKWAFLEGKPVPITSDRDYHEIRYGSAG